The genomic region gttagtatagtttttgccaaggctttttaggtcattgacaatgtcagtaaacctagtgaacatgctagtgattgtctcattagaatccatcttaaatagttcaaacttataaactaatatatttattttggattctttgacttgattcgtgccctcatgggtcacttcaagtctatcccaaatctcttttgcagaattgcaagtagagaccctattgaattcattcctatctaatgcacagtaaagcacattcattgctttggcattgagttgtgctttcctaaagtcatggtcatcccaatccttttctagtttgggtacattgacaccctctacatagatggatgggatgtatggtccattcactatgatggtccacatctcataatcttgggcttggataaatatcctcatcctagccttccaatatgagtaatcggatccattaaagaatgggggtctttgggtggactgaccctcgatgtgggaagatccaaatggggttgttattttgatctttgactcttagggtagaagagtttaggctctgataccacttgttgcccagatagacaacccaagagggggggtgaattgggttttaaaataattttgcaattaaaacgttgtggatgactaattaatgctttaccaagatgattaattaattgctatgtgctgtgaatgaaatgagagtaaaagaaagagacaaacaatcacaaacacaaggcttttatagtggttcggagctaacccttgctcctacgtccactccccaagtctcacttggaaattcactataaccccttggattacagccggttgttttacaagctcacaaccaaacttgttgttttacgagctcacaacgaactcggtcggtttttcctggctcaccgactagaaccaccccgattgttttcccgggatcacaatcgaacccttacacgttagttttacactcggctcaccaaccaacctctacacccttgattcaatcccccgattgaaccaagcaaagacaagatggaaataatgacaacaaacagaaacaacagagcttctcaaaagcagataaataacaatatgaactagagagaagttaagagccctcaaacacgtttgagttggagtagagtagggcttcttgaacttcgggtctcctcttgaatgtctggtcgacttgaatgtaggaggagatctctttcaatgtttgggaagaggtagttggatggagttatggcgctcttccctcttttcgttgaaaaaccacttgcagagaatgaaagcttaatttctttgaatggaatggttgttctctgccttgctacagtcctctgtggctatttaagccatcccccacggaaactagccgttagacacctttttctgcccgttctgcacactctgcacaacctgacaatatgtccgttgggggtcggagtcgactcgcgcgatcaggagtcgactcggctgtagcgggagtcgactcatgcttttctggagtcgactcggcaactgttctggatttgaattaaagtagcctcttcgactgggagtcgactcgtcttgacccggagtcgactcgccaacttctggagctgacttggcattttcggagtcggctcatctcacgaaattcatggagctaattttcaacttggcccactcgagtcgactcgacaatcctgggagtcgactcggcgctcagagcccgaactcccgatcttctgtcttttggctcgtccagtcttggagtcgactcgaacttctccggagtcgactcggctctcagttttcgaaacatagccttctgcctttttggtgtagcgctgccttggagtcgactcgagctgtctgggagtcgactcggctctcagagacagtaaatcggtcttctgtctttttggggtcgcgctgtctcggagtcgactcgcgtattgcgggagtcgactcgaatctcagagtccgaaaactcctctctgacttttgccttgtgtaccactgagagtcgactctcgctttctttagagtcgacttgccaaccatcggagtcgactcgcgttccacaggagtcgactcgaatctcagggtcgaaattcgctctctgacttttctgtctgtaactccttggagtcgactcatactactccggagtcgactcggtaaacatcggagtcgagtcgcgcacttcaggagtcgactcgctgacaggttttaagttgtgcccttctgttcgtctgtctgttctcagtcggagtcgactcgtaatggtccggagtcgactcgagcccgtgccagtgattctgatacgcttggagtcgactcgtaatactctggagtcgactcgagtctcagactttggttcaaactgacttcttaacttatccaaaatattatgaaccaagtctagaaacactttagacaagattttcactgaaacactcaattgaattcattagtaaacaagagatatactcagatgctttgagctcatcaaaatcaaatagggttatgatcaatcactccacatagaAGAACTAGTAGATGATGTGAGAAATAGATCACCAATACTTTTGACAGGATAAAGTGAATTATTAGCATAGTAATAGCATTAGAACTAGTATAATTATGTGCAAAATCAAATATCTCCTATAACTAGTAAGATGATTAAAACACCTAGAATCAATAGTCTAATCATAAATAAAATCAATGTTTGACATATGAGAAGAAGCAAAAACACATGCATAATGGTTATCAAGACAACTAGCatcaataattaaaaaataagggCCCAACTATCAATTCCCTTCTCTCCTTCATTCTCTAATGTAGAGGATGCAATATTAAACTATCTGACATTCATCTTGCACAATTGAATTTTGTGACCAAATTTTCCATATCTATGATAATTCTTTTTgaatttataatttttcttttgattagaATTTTTGTCTTTCCAAATTTTCCAACAAATGGCATTTTTCCTGAATTTTTAGAATTATTATTTcacttcttatttttatttttactacTAAAAAAATAAGATCTCTTTTTTTAGGGGATATAGTCAAATCATGTATTTGACTATTAAGTGCTTCTTGattaacaaaaatatttttttgattatgCTAATAGAGGTTGTTTAGTTTATTATAACGGGAACTTGGATCGAGCAAGCCAAGCTCATCAAACAATTTTTTTGCTTTAAGAAAATATTAAGAGATTGCAAGATTAGTTAGTTTGAGAGTACCAATCTCGTTTTTCAAAAATTGAAGCCGAGTCTTATCAGACTTTGAGTGGAGGGAAGTAAAAATATCCCATAATTTTTTTAGCTCTTCAAAAACTTGAATATCCTAATAATTATCTTCATCCACATTCGTTATGAGAATATGTACAATATCCTAATAATTATCTTCATCCACATTCATTATGAGAATATGTACAATATTCATCCACATTCATTATGAGAATATGTATAGTCTTTTCAACTTTGGTCTTCCCACTCTTTTCTCACTTGCGAGAAGTTTCTGGTGGTATCATTGTATTATTCTATTCACAATTTCTCATAAATCTTGTCTGATTAAATAAGACTTGATGCAAGACTTCTACCATAGAGAGAGACAGTAGTATCGATTATGATGATCCACCTCTTGAATCACTAAAATAAAAGTCCTTATGATTGCAACATGGTATGGTAAATTACTAAAAGTTCTTTAACCATGCCGAGCTACAAATACATGAACCACCAATCTTAAAGCTTGTGGCTCTAATATCATATAGAAGGCATGCTACTCAGTGTAGATACAATGTGCCGGCCTAAGAtatagaataaaaaataaaaataataataaggaaGAGATGTTGGAAGAAAAATTAGGAGAgagtaaaacaaaaaaatatagaaaaaaatattatatatcaaTGGCATGCTTAGTTCTTGCTCTAAAAACAAACTCAAGACCTCTCTCCCTCTCGACACATCTCTTACTACCAAGGACGCATAACACTCACGGAAAACCAAATTTTTGGTTCCCATCCAAATTTGAAAACCAGTGGGAAATAAAAAGACCAATGCCCACTAAaagataaaattatatatattaagcCTAAGCTTTATTCTGATTATCCTAGACCAGTaccaaaaacaaagaaaagtcaaTTAAATGTTAGAGTTTGTGAGGACTCCGATATATGGAGTCGACACAAAATTTAGGTTTGATTTCCAAAATGAGACCCTAAAACTTAGTTCGGGTTTGCATTTAGATAGCTCTATAGCTGAAAATCTGAAACTTGACCCAATTATATGCATGAATGTATCTGTATATCTATCAATTTTTcattcataaaagaaaaaaatcaaatagagagaaGTGACAACATCCCATCTTGTTCCATTAGTTCCTATATGTTATCAGTCATTGTAGTCTTTTTGCAATATATGTATTgtgatttaatattatattgatCTTGATTATTGTAAGATCTTTTTCATTCTTCATGTCTTTACATAAATGCTTAGATAACAAAAGTAATAGTAGATAGATGCCACTTTTAGCTGTAACTAGTTATACTGCACATGCAAATATATGTGATTGCTAAAGGTTTTAGATTCGGAATAATCCaactaaaattttaatttaacaaGACTTGAAAATAGctaatttgtatttttttttcctaatacatatcttttcttcctcctccattaGAAATTCTTGCAATCTAGAATTTTATCAtggtttaaaacttaaaaaaaaaaactaatttgaaTTGTTATAAGAATAttttaaatcttttcaatagacTAGTCTATTTAAGGTTGTGGAATTAAAAAATTTGGAGATTAATACATTTTTGCATGGTTTAaggattttcatattttttatattttgtactTCACAATTAATCATGCAACATCTTGGTtacattaaataatttttaaaagtccAAAAGTATAACAAAATAACTGGTTAAATATCCGATTTTTGCTCGAAACCTTACACAATGCCCAATCCTTTGTGGGTCCACTGTAGCATATGGCTATAGAGTTTTAATTGAGTATGGATTTGGGTTTGATCTAATAAATCTACTTTGGATTTGGGTGTGGATATGGCTGAACTTAATACCAACTAGTTGACACTTTTAACTATGATGATGCCATCATTTGAGATAAAATGCATTGGACATTTCAAAAGCTGCAACTTGAGATTGTGAGGAGTCTTCTTGGTCTGGCCAAGTTTTAGATCGAGTGACCTTGGTTTAGGACAACTAAATTCAAATCGTTTGAGCTTCGAAAGTTTGTGATTCTTTTGGATTTCTGTATTCAAGAGTGAGTTGCTGGAGGGTCTTGTTAATTTGTATGGTTTGTTGTTCTTTAGAGATTGGATACCCTGGGAAAAATATAACTTGATTGCCCTAAGATAGCTTGTCTCCTATGTTTATTGGTATGCCTACCAGGAAAGGGACTTAGAGCTTGTACAGGTGCTCTTGTGGTTTGCTTGGGCTTGTTTTCTAGTATATTTTTGCAATATCTCATTAAAATAAGTGAGGTTTTCCATTCCTTTTTTCGCACATCAAAACAAAGTTTGCAACAGTCTATATTTTATATGCATTACATGTGTGCTAGAGAGTGTCTAGATTCAATATAGATGCTGAGTTTACTACTCTCGATTTCActgatgatgaagaagattggTTTAAGAGTCTATTTGCAGGCGTTCCTTAATAGAGCAAGTCAGTCCTTGCATGGCTACACATTGTGATAACCAAGTTACAGTTACTAAATCTGATGCAAAATTTATATTGATAAGTTTAAATTTACTTGCTTAAGGCATAATAGACTACAAGAAATTTGTCAAACATGGTCTCATTATTCTTGCTTAATATCAAATCAAAAAACAATCTGACTTATCCTCTAACTAAAAGTATACTGAGAAGACGGACTTTAGAGATATCGAGCAAAATAATGCTAAAGCCTATATGTAACTTGATTTTAACGGCAACCCTACCTTAGGTAAAGATCTAAAAAAATGGTTCGAAGTGTAAGGACGAGATGTGAGTGATCTAGAAAAGCATAAATATGGTAGAGAATATTAGCTGCTTCTTATGATAACTTATTGCTAACCTTCAACATCAAGAGGAAGATGATTAATTTTAGAATCGGTCCATATCCATGTGGTGCAGGATGTCTTAAAAGATCGACCTACATGGGTGTTGAAGTGGGGCTATTTTCTAAGAGCATTTGGGAACCAAAGTTGAAATTGAGATATCATAAGGCCGTAATATACGCATCCATTATTTAAGATCCTCTTACAATATTAAATTTGTAATTCTAATCCAAAGTTCAAAACACTACTACTTTCGTCTTGTAATCGTTACGTTATATGTAGATAAAAGGTTTAAGTCAAGAAGACACCTACCAATGCACAATGTGTTATGTCTAATTTTGGATTTTGATGCTCAATTTTATATCTGACCGctcaattttattaatatattttatataatttaaggTCTTCATTATGGTACAATTTAGAATTTTGTCAAGGAATGTTAGTCtacaattttaattaaattcaaaCCTTGGGTGCTAATTGGTTGAGTTGGTGAAGTCATTAAATATTCACTAAATTGGGTTTAGTCTCACCTagaggtgcaaatgggtcgggtcgggtcgggttctaggtgaccccgatccgacccggttttttgttcgggttCCAATTTTGGATccggatccgacccggttgaagatcggatcgggtcgggtcgggtccgagtcgggttcggggtcgggttcggatctgagtcgggtcgggtccggatcCGATCGGGTCCagtttttttgtgcttttggaaaaaatttgggcaaatctaatttggtcatatcataattatgagttgctgggtgacccatgacttgaaagacttgcaattgagctccagtcagaacagatgacccatgactgactaactaagtcggtctacaagccaatttcatatcacactattttttatctatatgactgattggacggaactcggtgtctcccagctcccctctcacgaggacaaaaaaaatcccagaccttcttccaaaatccaattccattacagaaaactggcacatgacccatattcagttgcagtgttccctcactttctcccttcaaaagttaaaagaaacaaaaaccaaaaaacagaaggaagaaaaaaaaaaaaaagaggcagctaccgagacaccagaggtatcaacagtgtaatagatcgagagagaatcctgacgggccgacgttcttttggattctgtgaacctatgcttgttgctaactTGCTATCCTCCCACGCTGATACCACAACCcatgccaaaacaaaaaaaagaaaaagaaaaagaaaagactcttttttgctttttcttctcactcttcgggtccattcgggtcggatcgggtccgtttggtaaacccagacccgacccagaaaatgaatcgggtccaattttaggacccgactcggacccgcgggtcctaaaattcggatcggattgggtcgggtctacacgggtcggattgggtcgggtcacgggtcgacctgacccatttgcagccttagtctCACCCTCACATTCATTTCGAATTCATGTAGAAAAATGCCAGTCCCTCCACTTTAgcttccattttgcacatgattttTGATTGGGTGGAAGCATAAGCTGACTCCCACTACTCTATTATCTTTATCTCATTAATGCCTTGGCAGCAGAGAAAAACTTGGGTTGTTCCACCCCCATCATCCTCAAACCCATCCATTGCACTCAAATTACATCTGCATCGCATCATATATTTTATCCAATTACATGCCCAAATTGTGCAAATGTAATCAAACAAATGCCAAACAGAATAGCTCTTCAGAAGCAACTTGGATTGCAGATCGAGCAACATAAAAGTTTCTAAAGCAAATGGCAATCAGAATGAGTTAGACTCCACCAGATTTACATGAACATACGAAAATAAATAATTGGGAATCCCTAATCTATGCTCAAGTAAATTACAGCATGCGTCCAAAGTGAACCGCAATCCCTGCAACCAAACCTTGATAATAACTAGCACATCTTGAACTCAAATCAATTTATCAGCACCCATCTAGTTGGCCTCATCAAAATTACCAAAGGCTATCAACGTCCAAGAGGCCTCACATCCATGGACTATATATGGTTGCAGACATGGTCAGAAATTTGGTATCCCTCAATATGCAGAAAAAAATGAAGACTTCAaccaaaagttaaaaaatatttatgattgaAAATTCTAATAGAAGACATGAAACTACCTAGATATATTTGTAAAGTAAGAACAAAGACAAGAAATTTTCTTGGGAAAAAAAGGCTAAGAACGGAGAAGAAAACAACATAATTAATGGCGCCACCATCAATAACAACTAATAGCTTGATAATCTGCAACACAAGTAAATAAGTTGCAAAAATAATTCAAGACCAATTCAATCCATGAATTGCAcaaatattttgattatttggttatactttagaaaataattGTTCCAATGAAAAATTAGTCAACAATTCGAGAGCTTCCCATGACTTGGATAATAGAGAATATTATTACTCTTATTGGAAAGTGTTCAACAAGCCAGGATTTACTAAACTGATACTAGGAAAAGACCTAGCAAAAAATACAGTAGCTGATACCTCTTTCCTAAGCTTGAATCCTTCTCCTCGGCTGGAGGCATATAAAATGCACCAACCAAACAAGAAATCTTAAGCAGCAATCAGGCTAAACAACATTACACCATTCATTACGAGCCATAAGCAAGTTTAAAATGGCACCCATGCAAAGTATTATCCTGGCTCGAATTTCAGACTGGAAGTAAACCAATAGAGCAAAAGATTGCTACAAACATAATCAGTCAGAATCATGTCgcctcttttccttctctctacgGTGCTTCCGCTTGTCATCATGTTCATCAGACCTTTTTTTCTTATGCTTCTCTCGTCTcttctccttcccttctctcctctcttcatgccgccgcttcttcctcctctcctcctcagtCTCTTCTTCATCATTTCGTGCATCTGCAGCTTCGTCCTCCCTGTCAGGTGCTATCTCCTTCAATGTGCCTGGTAGAAAGCTCGATTCGGTTGGATTACTGGGCAACCTGCAGCCACCAGGATAAGAATTTAGCTATGCACCGCATGTAAAGAACAGTCAAAGACTGCTGATTTAAATGCTCATTGACATCATTATAAATATCTAAACCAAAGCAATAAACAATTTGACCTAGATCAATCACACATTAGGgataatttttgatattttgtgACAAGTGAAAAGAAAGGAATAGAAATCATCACGCTAAAGTCAATCATGCATCACTTATTTTGTCCAGGTTAGATCTTACTTGTACAAGCCAAGGCCTTGAACTTGTGCTGCCTCTGCATGCCCAGCACCCAAATCCTCAGCAGTTGATCCTCTCTTCACAAGTTCTGCATACTCATTGCTTATCCAGTCGATTGCCTTGGGGTCGGTTAGCACGTTTAGGAGCTAAACCAAGAGCCTCGCGCATAGCctgttcttcctcttccttgatCCTTCTTATTTCTTCTTTGACTGCCTCTGTTTCTGCAGCCTCAGCTTTCTTGTCCCTCGCATACCAGAATAAATCCTTTCCTGATGGTTGAAATTTAAAGAACAGAATAGCTAAGGCTTTCTTTCTTGCCAAAATAGGTTGAAGCTCTTAGGGAAAGCAGTCTTTTCAAATAGTtgaactaaaattatatgaaatgCAATTCTTAAGAGAGTTGCATTCAAAATGAGGCTCAACCAAAGCCAATAGCTAATAATAACTCAGGTGAAGCATGTTCGTTATCTTGAATATATGATAAAGTGACTGTGAAATGAGAACATCATTTTTAAGTAATGGGTACAGATATAGAAGTGTTATCAAGGGTGTTCTGGCATTACTGCATGtcataaatgaaactaaaggataCAACAGCAATGAAGCTGGCTTTAATTTTTATAGTTGAATATGGGAAGTAAACAATGAGTAAGCATATATTGTAACTAACAAGTACACAAGAGAGTCAACCGCTGTAGCGTGTGAGCAGTGAAACTACTGAGAAAGGTGGCAGGTTTGTTGGCAGGAGAATACATCACAACCATCTCCATTGTTATTgcatgaattatttttttagaggTAGTAATTAGGGCATGGCCAGAATGATGAGTATAAGAGAGAGTATATGGTTGGTGGAGTAAGGAATGTTACCAGGCTTGTGCTGAAAGAAATACTTCAGGCAAAGATTTGCTAAAGTTTTCCGAGCTTTCCATGcagtttgttttggaattcaaggTCAAAATGCTTGTGCTAATTGGCTACAGAGTACTCGGTGAATTCCCGACAGACAGAAGTAACAGCGagtgagaaaaaaaatttcttcttgTCCACTGTGGCAGGTCAAGGGTGTACCAGAAAAAAGGTTAGTATCTTTCCACCTTAATTTTCATAAGGATTTTTGCATATCCTAATGAGCAGGGCGAAGTGTTAGAAGCTAAAGAGATAGGCATAGTATTATATGAAGGGATTGCACAAAAGGGGGATACAATTCCCTAAGGGGCATAAAACTGGATAATCTTGCAAGAATTTGGAGTTCAATAACAAAACATGGATTTAAGTGCTGATCAGCATGGAACAATGTATGCCATGCCACTGCCTTACTAGCACATGGCATTGGCAACTGGTACTAGGAATGCTACCATGCCAAGTATGCTATACACTGGCATGGAATGGTACAGCAATGCAGAGTATGGACCATGAAAGTGCCAGGCTGAGAAGCTATCGGCATGTGATCCTCCAATCCTTCCAATTTAGAAAACTGGCCATAATTTTCTAAATGCTGCAACTTTGTTGATATAAAAGCAAATGAATTATATGTTTATTACTTTTGATGATGCAATTGATTTGTCTTACACCTacacaaatcttgcaagtatggACAAAAAATTCCTACATGCCCCATCCACAGAAATGAGAAAAGTACAGCGCTGTGAATTCATTATTTGTGAGAATAACTGTCTATTGTCTTCTAAGTTTGTTGCCCGGACATTCTAATCATGCATCCTGTTAAATCCAAAAGACTGAAAAATAGATTGAGATGAGCAGCATATAGGAGACTAGGTAAATTGTGAAAATTTATAGAAAAAAGAGCAAATACTATTCTTGATATTCTACAATTTAACCATTTTTACAAAATTCTATAAACCATAGCTAGTGCTGCATGAGTTACAAAACCAAGAAACAACAAATTGATAAATAAAATGAAATTAAAATTTCCCAGGCAAGCATATGAACCACAATAATGCAAAATAGAAACAAAGCCCAAAAAAGGGGGACTTATACTGACAATACCTTTTTGCCATCTTCCGACAGGGGCCTTGACACTATGACCAACATAGTTCTCTCGGTGTTTATCAACTTTTACATCGTCCCATTTGAATTCTGTGAGATTAAACAAATAGATATTCAAGTCACTCACTCCACCAATTCAAGAGCCACCTAGTAGAATAATGCAAAAAGGAAATAAAGGTGATAAGCAACATGGATAGTCTACATGAGCAAGTAAATACTGCTTTCTATTGTAGATGCATGTTAATCAAATATCTACAGCAGTTGTTCCTTAGTTTCTATCTAGGGGCATCAGACACTCTTTTGTAcccaaaaaattaaataagaagTAGAAATGATCAATAAAAGGATCCCATCAACAGTTATCACAAAACCATCTACAATTACCATGCACAAGACAGTACAATCACCAAAGCAAAATAATTTGAACATAAAAGTATCTAATGAAGCATACTGCAGAAATCAAAGGCATAAATCAAAGCAAGTAATTCCTATCATGCAGCATAACATAAAACTTAATAAAAAAGATTCTGAAGAATTCACATGATCAATTTTCTGTCTACATAAATAATAATCAGGTAATTTTTtgtttgatcaaaaaaaaatggcTACTGAAATAATAATCAGGCTATCTAATGCCACAGGGAAACttgtaattatatatttttttaatagcaTATTGAAGCATGGGAAAAAGCCTTAGAATTTGATTCCCACTAACTTCAATGTGCATTTCATCTATGTTAATAGTAATGGGAACATGATGCAAAAACTCAAGATGGAACTCATGGAGAATGTGCAGCGAGGGTGATGGAAAGAGAGGTGCAATCTAAAGCATTGGAAGAGAAGTAAAACAGAGTTTGATTGCCAACATTCTGGTAGTAGGGGAGCGAATAAGAGGAATACTTACCATTAAATGGATCATCATTCAACAGCTAAAAGGCAGTCATTGTACATATGCAAAGTGCAAATTGAACAAAAAATTTACATCATCCTCATTATCCAAGAGTTCCCCTCAAAACAAGGTTGCCTAAGGAAGTCTATGTTGAGAGGTTTCTATCCCTCTGAGAAGGAGGTAGTTAGGATGCAAGTAATTGCAACCATAGTTAGTTGTTGGACGGCCAATAGTGGGCAAGGAATAAAACTAATTGCAATTTCAAGAAGTTGCGACTAATCCATTTACTCTAAGATATGGAGTAGAATTTGAACCACAGATGGCTAGTTGGCAAGTAGAAAAATTTTCCTCATTGGAAACAAATTATAGCTCACAGAATCAAGGAGTCAGCCTCTTATAGTCCCTAAAATATAGATAAAGAGGGAGAAATGCGAAGGTTTCATAGGACTGCAATTATTGAATACAAATAACAAGGGCAAGTAATTCAAAATAGACAAACAATTTAAAAGGTGAAAAATTTACAAGTCTAAAAACAAGATATTATCACATTTCTTTTCTGGTGGCATACAATATCAAGTTttaagcaattaaaaaaaaaactgagaa from Phoenix dactylifera cultivar Barhee BC4 unplaced genomic scaffold, palm_55x_up_171113_PBpolish2nd_filt_p 000275F, whole genome shotgun sequence harbors:
- the LOC103706581 gene encoding LOW QUALITY PROTEIN: multiple myeloma tumor-associated protein 2 homolog (The sequence of the model RefSeq protein was modified relative to this genomic sequence to represent the inferred CDS: deleted 1 base in 1 codon); amino-acid sequence: MYHPSRGGVRGGRDQFKWDDVKVDKHRENYVGHSVKAPVGRWQKGKDLFWYARDKKAEAAETEAVKEEIRRIKEEEEQAMREALGLAPKRANRPQGNRLDKNEYAELVKRGSTAEDLGAGHAEAAQVQGLGLYKLPSNPTESSFLPGTLKEIAPDREDEAADARNDEEETEEERRKKRRHEERREGKEKRREKHKKKRSDEHDDKRKHRREKEKRRHDSD